The window CCTGGTGGGCCTGAAGATGGTGTTGGACGTATCTAGGCAACCCTGTTCTTTTGTCTTTCCTGCCTAGGAACGGACGTACCCTCTCTGACACCTCTGAGAGAAGATGCAAGTTTGTGGCCTGTGAGTTAAATGAACTTGCATTATTTAGCTCTGCTGTCTCAACCCGTGTGgtcactttctgtctctttgaCACGTACGGTCTCAGACTGAGGTCTGGGGTAGGCTGAGGTCTTTTTGCACTCCCAGCCACTGAATTGTGTAGTGCTGGAAGAGGAGGGCTGATTGGTTGTTGGGTATATTCAGATGTTCTTTGAGGATGCCAGTTCGAAGAGAGAAGTTCTCTAGGACGACATGAGGGGGCTGTATAGCGTTTTGTTTGTTCCTTGTCGTAGTGGAGGTCGGAATCTGATGTAAAACTTGTGCGCCACcgcctttcctcttctctctcaagCACGATGTCAGTCTTTCCAAGAAAGGACTCCTCGCTGTCAGAATCATCATAATCCACTAATGACGTCATGACACGACGTATGTGTCTCTGACGGAGATTTTCACAACCAAAACGTATTCCGCACCACGGTGGCTTTGATTTTGTACGGAAAGGAAAATTAAGGAGGTTCAGTAAAACACTGGCTCGTGCTAAGTCGAGTATGCAGGCAGATcacgaaagaaaaaaaatccacaaaacacaaaaagctaAATTAGTACGTACGATGCATGCACTTCATATTTGATTGGTCCCGTAACTTCCGCCGATTCACTACAAGCTTTGTCTGCGTACTGAACCCTTCGGGCTGTTTTCTGTCATGAGGAAGAGGCGCTTCTTCTTTCACTTGTATGGCGGTGGCAAACGACCGTTTAGAAGTGCAATACCGCCACCTTCTGTCCATCCAGTGGTATCCCGCTTCCGGCGCccgtgtttaaaaactgtaactgtaactaaTTGCACTTTGAGCTCTCATGAGTCCGTGAGTAAACGGTGCATTGATCATCTGCTAGCTAGCGCTAGCTAACTTACACTACTCTTATTAGACGAGAGAAAACATTTTCGGTTAAGCACGCGCAGGTGTAAACTTACGGTCGCGACTAAGCCTTTCAAACCCTATAACGTCATGTCCGGAGCTGAGAGTGCGGCGGTTCTcgccagagccggtttatgaggagcccggccgcttcttattctccccgttatgtcaaaaacaggactactaaacagcagagggcgcccgcgagtgagtccCCAATGAATGGGAGCAAATGGAGCTCagcggctaaaaacgaaaagtttaaatagtttctaatcactcgcccagaacgtttctttaattttagaaattaGAAGGATGGatttcacacaaaaaaatatatatgggGGCGCCAGTGAGCGAGCGATGGTGTAGGTAGCATTTTGCAGACGTCTCCAGAACTTTTAGTCATTTAAGTGATATTTGGGCGTAATACATATTACAAGTCTCTTCACTTTATATCCAACATGCATACTTTACGAAAGGGAAGGCAAATCATGGCCAGCAGGACCACTAAAGGGCGTGCTGTGGCCATTTCTTCGACTGGGCCTGCTAAAGCTAACGCGCCTCGGGTGATTCCGATAACCCCGCTCAAACCTTAGAGGACAAATGTGAGGATCTGGTAGGAAGGTCCAGACGTAGGTCCAGGGACTTCGTTTTGGCATACTTCATCTGGCAAAGCTTCGCATCACTTACAAAGGAGTGGAGAAGACTTTCACATCGCCAGTTTATGCCCAGAAATACATCGCACaagatattataaaataaacaaccGCCGCACGTTCGGAGTTTCCTCTTATGTAAAGGGGATGCAGAGCCTGAATGTGTCTACTTTAATTAACGGGACATGGTTCCTAACCAGCCTATTTTGATTGTTTGACCTTTCGAGCTGGGGTAAGTTTGGGATGAGAGCGGAGTTAGTAATAATATGATTGATACAAAAGCCGAGACACGGCTGAATTATGAGGTGTGTGTGATATGTGTAATGTATATTTTGGTGTTGGGCATGGCTTGTTGTTGGTttgaaacatttacaaaattatTAATCCTTCAGAGTTAATTTATAAACCGTAATAGTTTGGAAAAAGTTTGTTAATATTTCATGAGACGAAGTAACCCTATTTTTGACTTGAGATATACGTCTAAAAAGTTCATGTTTTGGAGAGTTTAGCTTCTGGCTTAATAGTTTCCCTAGTACAAGCACACTGTGTGGATACCATATAGTGGGGGGAGGGTTCGACCCTGTTAGGATGGGTAAGAAGGAAGTGGGAATGATGGGGTTACAAGGGTTTCAGTGTTTATAcgtatttttttctatattttatattatattttatgtactgttttttttattatttctacaATGATAAGGGGTTAAGAAGTGATGTGTATTATTTAGAATCATGGCACAGAATGTAAAAGTAGGAGGGAAGCTGGAGTCTCTGTTTACAATAAGAGAAATCGAGGATGCCATTAGAAGTATGCAAGGGGGTAAATCCCCTGGCCCAGATGGGTACTCAGCAGAATTCTTTAAGAAATTCTCCAATCAGCTGGCCCCTCTTTTAACTGCTGTGTATAATGACTCTCTATCCGTTGGTTTAATGCTTGAAACAATGCGACAAGCTACTGTATCACTTATtcacaaaaaaggcaaaaacaaacaggagTGTGGCTTTTATCGTCCTATTTCCCTTCTTAATGtagataataaaatatttgcaaaaatgatTGCCCCTCGCCTTGAAACTGTTCTCCCAATAATAATTTCACCAGATCAGACAGGTTTCATAAAAAATCGATATTCCACCTTCAACATTAGGCGAttgtataatataatttatagtCCCTCTccacatgacaaaccagaagtGGTCATATCTCTAGATGCAGAGAAGGCTTTTGATCGGGTGGAGTgggattatttattttacactctTGAAGCATTTGGATTCGGGCCAAATGTTATATCATGGATAAAGATCCTTTACAAATCGCCAATGGCAGCAGTTCAGACTAATAACAATATATCACCCTATTTTGCACTATCGCGAGGGACGAGGCAGGGGTCACTATTGTCCCCCCTCCTTTTTGCGATCGTAATTGAACCGTTAGCCATAGCTTTACGTACTAATAAAGACATTAAGGGTATTGTGAGGGCAGAAGGGGAACACAAAGTCTCATTGTATGCAGATGACATGATACTTTATTTGTCTGACGCTTCCACATCTCTTCCTGTAGTACTTAATCTCCTATCTGACTTTGGCAAAATCTCAGGGTATAgagtaaacacacaaaaaagtgagTTGATGCCCATAAACTTAGCAGCAAGAGAGTCCTCATTTGTTTACACTCTGCCATTTAAAGTGtgtatggaaaaaataaaatacccTGGTGTTTGGGTCACTCACAaatttaaagaacttttttcaGCAAACTTTCCCCCCCTTTTATCCTTTCTTAAGGAAGATCTTGATCGCTGGGATTTACGACCCCTGTCTTTAGCAGGcagaataaatacaataaagatGAGCGTTTTGCCTAAATTTCTCTATATGTTTCAGTGCATAccagttttttttaacaaaaacttttttcatttccCTAGATAAAAAGCTCTCCTCTTTTATTTGGAATAAAAAGAACCCACGTATACGTACCTCTATATTACAGAGACCTTGTGAGCAGGGTGGAATGGGACTGCCAAATATTCAGCTTTATTATTGGGCAGCAAATATCAAAATGATTTCGTATTGGATGGAACAAAGTGAAACAGTTTCTGCACCTGATTGGCTAAAACTGGAAAGAGGGTCCTGTGAGAACACTTCACTGTGTGCCTTATTGTATTCTAGTTTGCCATGTTCAGAGCCTGTGACAAAATATACTTCAAACCCAGTGGTTATTCACTCATTAAAAATTAGGAAACAATTCAGACAGTCTTTTAAGATTAATAAGTTCTCATTGCTCGCCCCCATTGTAAAGAATCATGTTTTTCTGCCATGCCAGATTGATGCTGCATACAGTATTTGGTTTAATCATGGGATCCGTTCATTTAAAGATATGTTCATAAATGATTCATTCGCATCTTTCGAACAGATTGTTCAGACATTCAATATTTCCAGGACaaattttttcagatatttacaGGTCCGTAGCTTTGTATCTTCAAATATAAGTCAATTCCCTGCACAGCCCCAAGATACACTTCTAGATTCAATTAAGGACATCACTTTATCCAAGAAGGGTAGGATAGGGGACATGTATTCTTTATTAATGACAGAAAGCATGACAAGTCTTAATCCCCTTAAGGATCAATGGGAGAAAGATCTAACTATAGAAATTACAGTGTCCATTTGGTCAAGGATGATGAAGGGGATACATTCATCTTCGATATGTATGAGACATAAAGTTATGCAGTTTAAAATCTTTCATCGACTGCACTGGACCAAAGTTAAGTTGTCCCATATTAATCCCAATATTGATACAAAGTGTGACCGTTGTAAGCAGAACCAAGCCACTCTGATTCACATGCTCTGGGATTGCCCTAAACTTTTAATTTTCTGGCAATCAATATTTGATATGCTTTCCATTGTAATTGATAAGCAACTAGAATTGTCAGCCCCCCTTGCTTTATTTGGTGTGGTAACacaaaatcttattttaaacaataacaaattaaACCTTTTATCTTTTGCCACATTAGTAGCTAGAAGTCAAATTTTGGTTAAATGGAAAGACTGTAACCCCCCAACGTTTACGCAGTGGATAAGGGACATGgtgtatttcattcatttggaAAAGATTAGGTATACAGTTAAGGGGTCAACAGAGAGATTTTTATTGATATGGCAAACTTTCCTTAGTCATGTTGAGTCTCTGAGTTCCGGAAGTTTTAAGCTCCAGTAGAATGATCAGGTTATGTTACTAGGAATTTTGGAAACAAATTGTTGGGAGAACTTTACGATGCCTTAGGGGTGTCTTCCCTCCTGTACTGTTAGTTTCTAGGAAATGTACTAAAATATACtggttttatcattttatcattgtttattatgtctttattatttttattattttgtgtgttttgtctctctgtccgtGTGTGTATAGTATTGGTGTGATCGTATGTAGACAAATATTAATGTAACTATAGGTATAAACAAGTATGTTCTGCTGGGATTGTCAATTTTTATTTGTAAGGCACAAATGCCGTGCACACAGATACTAggcatatttatgtatttgatctattagttgtttattttaaattgataagttattattattattatatttgttatttatttatttatttatttatttttgtctcttAGGTTATATTTTCTCAGGGAAAGGATGGGCCTGGGAGTTCTTGGAAGCTTCAGCTATTGTTACAGTTGTATTAAcgtatttgtaattaaaaactaataaataaacttggttataaaatatatatatatatatatatatatatatatatatatatatatatatatatatatatatatatatatatatatatacactacctatatatttacttttttctatAGCAAACGGGTTTGGGGCATCAGGAGGCGGGCATTactagagcgtgatgattgattggcgagcagagcagctcattggctgttctcgctcactgacgtcatggacaaacatgaggcgccgttttaaaccgCTATAGCTGTatagagtttaaaagctcttaaaatgtAACAGccgttttaaaatgttttatgatattcgGTGTTCAGGAAATTGCatattttcacattaaaaatgtttaagcttttataaactatgattttgctcaaatgctccatatcaacccgtTCATTTTGcactcactcgggagcgccctctagcgttggagaaaaccggaagacattgcagagtggtaGTTCTCTCTGCAAGTTCTCTGGTTCTCGCGGCGTTCACTTGTCGGACCACATACTTATCAGAATTTACTTTTGAATTTCACATGTTTAAGTAATAAACATTAACGTGGCCAAATGGCTAAAATTTAGTTTCCTATCGTGATTACGAATGggattgtttatttacttaatgcAGATAACCATATACATCCAAACGGATATAATAATAGGATACATGACAACCTTCGCATAccagaataaaataataataaaaaaacattgggatttaaataaaatttaaaagctTTAGCAATGTCTTTACAGTATTGCTTATTTTGCTGCTGGCACCAGTTCACGAatgtaaaaatgacataaatctGAGCGTACAAAGGTCATGTATGAAGGTATTTTTCTGAGAAATGTCACCTTGTGTATATAAAATCTAATtattatggtgtgtgtgtgtatatatataatatatgtttatattacaTGTGTCTGAGAGGTGTATAGACTAGTGCTCAGTAGTCCTCATGGTGTGGAACtatgttttgtaaatgtttcGCTGGGGAAATCCTTTTCTGCAACACTGCCGTTGGTAAGTCTGATGCAAGCTGAATAAGTGGAGAGTAAAGTAGTTAGTCTTTCAACCTCCGAGTGGTGGGCAGGTAGCTGCTTTACTGGTGTTCAAGCTGTGTAAATACTGCGAATTTCCGTGTCATTGGTCTTGTTATATTGTCGACGAGTGACGAGGTAATGTGAGCAGGTCGGTAAGAGTAGAACGCTAGCGTCATAAAGGCTAACGTCAGTTCGCATATGGTATGTGGCTTAATGAAACAGAAGCTCTCCGACAACGGAGGCCGTTAACGTTAATAACATGACTTGTCAGATCCTTCGCGTTAGCAGACTAACAGTGTACAGAAAGCCAGGTTCTTTATATAAAGCATAACCCCGGGCTTTTTGGGTTTTCAGGCTAGAAGATGGCAGACTGTCAGGAAGATGGGTCGCCTGATCTGACTCCCATGGAACTTTACGAGATGCTCAGTGCACAAGGAGAGAAGGTCCGAGGCCTGAAATCAGAGAAGGCTGCAAAGGTAAGTACGGTTGCATTAAGCACTTTAAAACTGACACGTTAATGGTCATCAGAGCCCTTTTGTACCATCTGaattgtgctgtgctgtttcaCTTTGTGGATAATTTTTACGTAATTGTTAAGTTGTGCGGTTGATGGATAGAAATTACAAAGTTAATCTATATATTTTTCTCAAGACCGAGATTGATGCTGCTGTACAGTTGCTGCTGAAGCTGAAAATAGATTACAAAAAAATCACAGGTCAGGATTACAAAGCTGGTTGTCCACCGACTGACATCATAGTTTCAAATAGTAACGGACCTGCTGTAGAGGATGGGAATGATCAGGTGGACCCCTGGAACGTCTCTACCACCAGTGCCAGAGGAGTGGATTACGACAAGCTTATTGGTTGGTAGTAGTCATCACTTACCTAGTGTAAATGGTTTTGTTTGCTCACAAGTTCTTTgtatgttttaaacagacactTGCAGTTGATCAGTTCATTCAGAATATTTAGCTTTACTGATGTTGATATTTTTTATCAGTCAGAAGCTTAAAAcgggctttttcttgccattgtTCACAGTGAGATTTGGAAGCAGTAAGATTGACCAACAATTGATTGACAGAATTGGCAGACTTACTGGTCAGATACCACACCGTTTCCTCCGCCGAGGAGTCTTCTTCTCACATAGGTTGGCCTTGTTGCAGTAGTTTTGATGTAATTTGCATTTGCATCCACTTTATTGCAGGGTTACATTGTATCTTTTTGTGATGGTTGTCTTCCAGAGACATGCATCAAGTCTTAGATGCCTACGAGAGCAAGAAGTCCTTCTTTCTTTACACAGGCAGAGGGCCTTCATCACAAGCCATGCATGTTGGCCATCTTATCCCCTTTATCTTCACCAAGTGAGAGTGCTCATTGTCTTAAACAGGAATTAGCTCTTACATGATGTGATGGTGCATTGTCTGACAGCAATTTATACCTATGTAGTTAACTGTCAGGACTACAAGTTTCCATTAGAAATGCTCTTTTATGGCTGGCCTAAAGCTTGAAAGCATTAGAAAGTCATTTACCATGTTTTATAAAGCATGTCAATCTTAAATGTCCTGTAGATGGCTTCAGGACATGTTTGATGTACCTCTGGTCATTCAGTTGACTGATGATGAGAAGTATCTATGGAAGGATCTGACGCAGGAGGAGTGTCATCGTTATGCGGTGGAGAATGCTAAAGACATAATTGCTTGTGGATTTGATGTCAACAAGACATTCATCTTTTCTGACCTAGACTATTTGGGGTAAGGAACAGACACCCTATAGCCTGGGACAGTGTAGAACATACATTGATAAATGGTTAGTTTTTAATAACAGCTGTGGTTTGGTTAGAATTTTACCCAACATTTACTGCAGTTACAAAGTTAGTTTTATAAGCAGCATATATCTCTGTGGTCTTACAGTTATAACAACTATGAACCAAAATATAACATTCAATCACATGATTTCTCTCAAATCGTTATGGGAAATAACTTGTGTAAGCCTTGCTTACAGCTAAAATAATACTCGTCAGACGAAGGCCATCAGAACACTCTAGTGCTTTGAAAATtgactttctgtctctctacagCACGAGTCCATCATTCTATAAAAATGTCGTGAAAATACAGAAGCATGTAACATTTAACCAAGTTAAAGGCATCTTTGGATTCACAGATAGCGACTGCATTGGTAAGAACAAACCCAAGTACTAAAAGTTGTAATAACTGTAATCAGATTTTGACTTTTGAAGTTTTGCAGTGTCTCAAGCTAATTGCTGCCTTACATTTCTCTTCAGGAAAGATCAGTTTCCCAGCAATACAAGCAGCCCCTTCCTTCAGCAGTTCGTTCCCACAGATCTTCAACAACAGAAAAGATTTGCAGTGTCTTATCCCCTGTGCAATTGACCAGGTCAGTGAGTTTGTAATTTTAGCCTCAGACACTCCATGTGCATATTGCTACAGCAAACTGGCCACAACTGTCAAAATTTTGTTTCTATCTGATTGTTGATAGGCTATCTACAACACTTAATGTATATACTTCATACTTTATGTCCAAAAGGAAGCAAACTTTTGCAAACGGTTGCATGTTCTGCATGATGCTGTGAGTTTGAGTTGGGCAATATGGTCAGATCTTATCATGCTAAAAAATTAATATCAGTTGATCCATATCGTGATAAATGTCAAATAATTATTTCTATCAAGTTTGAAGGgtgatttttgctcctgagtgCTTAATTGCTGTTTAAAACTATCATTTATGGTCAGAACAAAACACTtgccaaacagtggaacatttcacaaatctgttaTGTGATAGTGGGAGAAAGTTTCGTGTTatctgtttttaccagctggtaACGCATGGCCGGAATTTTTGTAATAGTcacaagaaagaaaacagattattttagttttctggTAACGAGTGTTAagctgtttagtttctcaacaatgtcAGCTTAAtatgaacagcaaacattatctGGCTTagtaggtcagtgatggattacaccgccttactgccatcactcctaccGCTTCCATTTCAGATTATAGCACAGTATTtaaacaccagctagcagacatCTGCATTTCTCTATTCTAACTATCATAGTAGTTTGAGGGTGGGCTGAAATATATCTGATGCTTACTGAGACTCTGAccattttccctttttcttaATAGTTGCTTATGATTGTGATTGCCAAGCTAGTCTTAATATAGATGCTATGCAATCATTTCAGAGATTTGTAGTCTTGAGACTACATGTGAAGTGATAATGACATTGCTGACCACATTAAGCAAAATGTATGCTTTAGTACAAATGAGTTTTAGTTTTAATCTTTGAATTTGTCACCATTCATTCTGCTTTTTATCATATTGTGTACTTTTACCTAAAATATCAGAAGTTTATTATGCTCAAAAGTAATCTTAAAAAGTATCTTGACTCTGTAAATTttgattggaaaaaaaaaaaattcaaattaaatatATTGCCAGTGCATAGGCCTACATTGATAATGTAAGTTTTTGTTCACCTGTCACAGGACCCCTATTTCCGCATGACACGAGATGTAGCTCCTCGAATAGGCTACCTCAAACCTGCTCTGCTACACTCCACCTTTTTCCCTGCTTTGCAAGGAGCTCAGACCAAGATGAGTGCCAGCGATCCTAACTCCTCCATCTTCCTGACAGACACaccaaaacagataaaaaacaAGGTAGTCTTCTAGCTACACACAACCCCAGCAACTATTACAGTTAGACTGTGTCTGTGTACAGGTTGTCTACATTTTTAATACTAAAGGTTCCTTCTTGGTGTAGATGtttggttttattaaaaaacaaaaatagtgaAGAGCCTTTATATGTGGAGGTGCTTTAAACTTGAAAAAGGTTTTTCACACTCCTTTACAAAAATGCTTCATCACAAACCATATattgaatggttctttatggaacttAAACGGGTTATTCTGTTGCACCGGTCCCCTATTTGGGACCGTTATTTTTAGGAGTATAGAATTAGGACAAGACAATTAGATGCTAGAaagtataaaatacaaaaaaaaaatgtaagctatgttaaaaaaaagccaaGTAACAACATTGTCCCTTTTGATCTCAAGTAGTTGATGTCAAAATGACTCTGATTCACACAGATCAATAAGCACGCATTCTCTGGTGGAAAGGACACTATAGAGGAACACAGGAACTATGGAGGAAACCCAGATGTAGATGTGTCATTCATGTACCTGACCTTCTTCCTTGAGGACGATGAGGAGCTGGAGAAAATTAGACAGGTTTGATTGTTAGGCATTCACTCTTGAGTGCTTTTTCATTGGGACTTTTTTTGGGACTCTCTTTCATGAAGAATGGTTTTCCAGAAAGCAGACACTTTGGTATTGtaacacttctttttttttttctctctaggATTATACCAGTGGAGCACTTCTGACCGGTGAACTAAAGAAGCGTCTGATTGAGATCCTTCAGCCTCTGAtcgcagaccaccaaaacagacGCAAGCAAGTTACGGATGAGACTGTCATGCAGTTTATGACCCCACGGAAGCTAGACTTCCACTTCTAGtttgaatgaaagaaagaggtGGGAAATGGACTGCTAAATTATGTACTAACTTCTCATGCAATGCCTAAATGGCCACAATTCATTAACCTCAAGGACTAGTGACAGGCATGCCCTGATGAAGAAGATAAAACTCAGTCTAAAAAGACATCAACTTGTTTGTATACAATTATGTCGTTCAACATGTCAAATAAAACAAGTGAATAACATCACTTTCCATAGTATCTAACCAGTTTACTAAGGAAGAACTGACAAACAAGTGTCTTAACAAAATAGACATGGCT is drawn from Pygocentrus nattereri isolate fPygNat1 chromosome 10, fPygNat1.pri, whole genome shotgun sequence and contains these coding sequences:
- the wars1 gene encoding tryptophan--tRNA ligase, cytoplasmic, with amino-acid sequence MADCQEDGSPDLTPMELYEMLSAQGEKVRGLKSEKAAKTEIDAAVQLLLKLKIDYKKITGQDYKAGCPPTDIIVSNSNGPAVEDGNDQVDPWNVSTTSARGVDYDKLIVRFGSSKIDQQLIDRIGRLTGQIPHRFLRRGVFFSHRDMHQVLDAYESKKSFFLYTGRGPSSQAMHVGHLIPFIFTKWLQDMFDVPLVIQLTDDEKYLWKDLTQEECHRYAVENAKDIIACGFDVNKTFIFSDLDYLGTSPSFYKNVVKIQKHVTFNQVKGIFGFTDSDCIGKISFPAIQAAPSFSSSFPQIFNNRKDLQCLIPCAIDQDPYFRMTRDVAPRIGYLKPALLHSTFFPALQGAQTKMSASDPNSSIFLTDTPKQIKNKINKHAFSGGKDTIEEHRNYGGNPDVDVSFMYLTFFLEDDEELEKIRQDYTSGALLTGELKKRLIEILQPLIADHQNRRKQVTDETVMQFMTPRKLDFHF